The Actinocatenispora sera genome has a window encoding:
- a CDS encoding tautomerase family protein — protein sequence MPNVIVQQLPKSPEATRDLVRRITEAFVDACQTPAEAVHVWIEEFPADRYAAGGKLLSDK from the coding sequence ATGCCCAACGTGATCGTCCAGCAGCTGCCCAAGTCGCCGGAGGCCACTCGCGACCTCGTGCGCCGCATCACCGAGGCGTTCGTCGACGCGTGCCAGACGCCGGCCGAGGCCGTGCACGTCTGGATCGAGGAGTTCCCGGCCGACCGGTATGCCGCGGGCGGCAAGCTCCTCTCCGACAAGTAG
- a CDS encoding DUF4246 domain-containing protein — protein MTGLSAFPLPFHASRSAAFATPRTLRELQMLQCSAHIREKPGWYDKMHDPEIAARWTREAIDQGMTEAQVHYVLAELAHYAALRDAGTGAEVSAVDGVWQSDTLIDAELTARLRAAVRVLEQVPEAEQDWHPGSGGQVLDLVHPSLFCLVKGVSGAPERAWQNPTDHYSRYEFSEQFQWLPTDVEVSPDGEVSFRSYVNNVHPERHRDLAAVLPELFARMRPLLENVLTDLRHPRPLRIEADPYEWYDSEPECPDRSAFSDDEAYKQAVDAWHVAQDDWWENRRPVVPDAPVFTAPEIPDPSARVDLRGRRLQVIVKLATIHLTPDKPEYPGGSWHVEGMLNERIVSTGIYYWDSENITESRLSFRAAVDDPEYEQNDDGGLREVYGLEDEDALNQLLGSAVTPAGRCLAFPNVLQHRVGSFRLVDPTRPGHRKILVFFLIDPSAPIVSTSDVPPQQPWSDSSTMTLEQAKGYREQLMRERKFFVDEHNEQLYERQFSLCEH, from the coding sequence TTGACCGGCCTGTCCGCTTTCCCGCTGCCCTTTCACGCGTCCCGCTCCGCAGCGTTCGCCACGCCCCGCACACTGCGCGAGCTGCAGATGCTGCAGTGCAGCGCGCACATCCGGGAAAAGCCCGGGTGGTACGACAAGATGCACGACCCCGAGATCGCCGCCCGGTGGACGCGGGAGGCGATCGACCAGGGCATGACCGAGGCGCAGGTGCACTACGTCCTTGCCGAGCTCGCGCACTACGCCGCGCTGCGCGATGCGGGCACCGGCGCCGAGGTGTCCGCCGTCGACGGCGTCTGGCAGTCCGACACCCTGATCGACGCCGAGCTGACCGCTCGGCTGCGCGCGGCGGTCCGGGTGCTGGAACAGGTACCCGAAGCGGAGCAGGACTGGCATCCCGGATCCGGCGGCCAGGTGCTCGACCTGGTGCACCCCTCGCTGTTCTGCCTGGTGAAGGGGGTGAGTGGCGCGCCCGAGCGGGCGTGGCAGAACCCGACCGACCACTACTCGCGGTACGAGTTCTCCGAGCAGTTCCAGTGGCTGCCCACCGACGTCGAGGTCAGCCCGGACGGCGAGGTCAGCTTCCGCTCGTACGTCAACAACGTCCACCCGGAGCGGCATCGCGACCTCGCCGCGGTACTGCCGGAGTTGTTCGCGCGGATGCGGCCGCTGCTGGAGAACGTGCTCACCGACCTGCGTCATCCGCGGCCGCTGCGGATCGAGGCCGATCCGTACGAGTGGTACGACTCGGAGCCGGAATGCCCGGACCGGTCCGCCTTCAGCGACGACGAGGCCTACAAGCAGGCCGTGGACGCATGGCACGTGGCCCAGGACGACTGGTGGGAGAACCGTCGCCCCGTCGTCCCGGACGCACCGGTGTTCACCGCCCCCGAGATCCCCGACCCGTCCGCCCGGGTCGATCTGCGCGGCCGCCGTCTCCAGGTCATCGTCAAACTCGCCACCATCCATCTCACCCCCGACAAGCCCGAGTACCCCGGCGGCTCCTGGCATGTGGAGGGCATGCTGAACGAGCGGATCGTCTCGACCGGCATCTACTACTGGGACAGCGAGAACATCACCGAGAGCCGGCTGAGTTTCCGGGCCGCCGTGGACGACCCGGAGTACGAGCAGAACGACGACGGCGGCCTGCGGGAGGTCTACGGCCTGGAAGACGAGGACGCGCTGAACCAGCTGCTGGGCTCGGCAGTCACCCCGGCGGGGCGCTGCCTGGCGTTCCCGAACGTCCTGCAGCACCGGGTCGGCTCGTTTCGCCTCGTCGACCCCACCCGCCCCGGGCACCGCAAGATTCTCGTGTTCTTCCTGATCGACCCGTCCGCGCCGATCGTGTCGACCTCCGACGTGCCGCCGCAGCAGCCATGGTCGGACAGCTCGACCATGACGCTGGAACAGGCCAAGGGCTACCGTGAGCAACTCATGCGGGAACGCAAGTTCTTCGTCGACGAGCACAACGAGCAGCTCTACGAACGCCAGTTCTCCCTGTGCGAGCACTGA
- a CDS encoding dihydrofolate reductase family protein: MSGPIRLYMSMSLDGYIAGPDDRPGQELGRDGGRLFDWLDDRNSDGPSGQVYREALATGAVISGRRTFELAGRWQGDHHGGVPILVLTHQVDDGDVPPGHARFVTGVDDCAAQARAAAGDRPVLVHGASAAQSLLRAGHLDEMEIHLVQVLLGGGRRLFDHRGGGHIELDLLRRLDDRDVTHLRYRVRRPGETA; encoded by the coding sequence ATGAGCGGTCCGATTCGGTTGTACATGTCGATGTCGTTGGACGGCTACATCGCCGGCCCCGACGATCGGCCCGGCCAGGAGCTCGGGCGCGACGGTGGTCGCCTGTTCGACTGGCTCGACGACCGGAACTCCGATGGCCCGAGCGGCCAGGTGTACCGCGAGGCGCTGGCGACCGGCGCGGTGATCTCCGGCCGGCGGACCTTCGAACTCGCCGGCCGCTGGCAGGGCGACCATCACGGGGGTGTGCCGATCCTCGTCCTGACGCACCAGGTGGATGACGGGGACGTGCCGCCCGGCCACGCTCGGTTCGTCACCGGCGTCGACGACTGCGCGGCTCAGGCTCGCGCGGCCGCCGGGGATCGGCCGGTGCTGGTCCATGGGGCGAGCGCGGCGCAGTCGTTGCTGCGGGCCGGACACCTCGACGAGATGGAGATCCACCTGGTTCAGGTGCTGCTCGGGGGTGGCCGCCGGCTGTTCGACCATCGTGGTGGCGGGCACATCGAACTCGACCTCCTCCGGCGCCTCGACGATCGAGATGTCACGCACCTGCGCTACCGGGTGCGCCGGCCGGGGGAGACGGCATGA
- a CDS encoding VOC family protein: protein MRTLFVSYRVSDLDRSLAFYGALGYAELGRVDLGDGSRLVILKFPDEASASLEVVHRAGAGPVEVGSGFDHLAIEVDTLADTLERLTGAGLEPGPIEYPGGPDGPKTSWLTDPDGYRIELVEWPPNSPDGLTAEF from the coding sequence ATGAGAACGCTGTTCGTCAGCTACCGCGTCAGCGATCTGGACCGCTCGCTCGCCTTCTACGGTGCCCTCGGCTACGCCGAGCTGGGCCGGGTCGACCTCGGCGACGGCAGCCGGCTGGTCATCCTCAAATTCCCGGACGAGGCGTCGGCCTCGCTCGAAGTGGTGCACCGTGCCGGTGCCGGACCGGTCGAGGTGGGCAGCGGTTTCGACCACCTGGCGATCGAGGTGGACACGCTGGCCGACACGCTGGAGCGGCTGACCGGGGCCGGGCTGGAGCCGGGCCCGATCGAGTATCCGGGTGGCCCGGACGGTCCGAAGACCTCGTGGCTCACCGATCCGGACGGGTACCGGATCGAGCTGGTGGAGTGGCCGCCGAACAGCCCCGACGGCCTCACCGCCGAGTTCTGA
- a CDS encoding phospholipase D-like domain-containing protein, whose product MPRRSFGVALAVTALVALPAGTIPSSAASAATPEPVIGHAVFNDPAGSATAQDAVFTQLAGLIERVPAGQDIELTTYGFDVVDGAGAPDLAADLVAAYQRGVHVRVIVDHASAANAPVDTLRAALGSDDTAPSYLVDCKDQFPEGPDRGCIGTRQYLWPGTSTPTHAYNHNKFALFSQVTLSSGTVSDVVYQASANIGTWDSQNAYNNAFTYTDPRTYDYYHQYFDDLRDYRHSSTGDNDYYRDSGTGTRYRVFFFPRHEPAGASFTDSSSDTVYNILRSVACTHTNPDGSKHQTLVRVANWALDRTDVAQQLNTLAQAGCWVDVVYSNVSTGAHAALNAAKNLQVTQCDYTTGGRRIRVHSKYLLINGGITGDPGAHLWTGSPNLAWGELRQADEAMLRVLDQDDHDEYLADFWHVRDTCRANGGIVK is encoded by the coding sequence ATGCCTCGTCGATCGTTCGGTGTCGCCCTGGCGGTCACCGCGTTGGTTGCCCTGCCGGCGGGCACCATCCCGTCGAGCGCCGCCTCGGCCGCCACCCCGGAGCCGGTGATCGGGCACGCGGTGTTCAACGACCCGGCCGGCTCGGCCACCGCGCAGGACGCCGTGTTCACCCAGCTGGCCGGGCTGATCGAACGGGTACCGGCGGGCCAGGACATCGAGCTGACCACCTACGGCTTCGACGTCGTGGACGGTGCCGGCGCACCGGATCTCGCCGCCGACCTGGTCGCGGCCTACCAGCGGGGCGTGCACGTCCGCGTCATCGTCGACCACGCCTCGGCGGCCAACGCCCCGGTCGACACCCTGCGCGCCGCGCTGGGCAGCGACGACACGGCCCCGTCGTACCTGGTCGACTGCAAGGACCAGTTCCCCGAGGGACCCGACCGCGGCTGCATCGGCACCCGCCAGTACCTGTGGCCGGGCACCAGCACGCCCACCCACGCCTACAACCACAACAAGTTCGCGCTGTTCTCGCAGGTGACGCTGTCGTCGGGCACGGTGTCCGACGTGGTCTACCAGGCGTCGGCCAACATCGGCACCTGGGACTCCCAGAACGCCTACAACAACGCCTTCACCTACACCGACCCGCGCACCTACGACTACTACCACCAGTACTTCGACGATTTGCGCGACTACCGGCACAGCAGCACCGGCGACAACGACTACTACCGCGACTCCGGTACCGGCACCAGGTACCGGGTGTTCTTCTTCCCGCGCCACGAGCCGGCCGGTGCCAGCTTCACCGACTCGTCCAGCGACACCGTCTACAACATCCTGCGGTCGGTGGCCTGCACGCACACCAACCCGGACGGGTCGAAGCACCAGACGCTGGTCCGCGTCGCCAACTGGGCGCTGGACCGCACCGACGTCGCGCAGCAACTCAACACGCTGGCGCAGGCCGGCTGCTGGGTGGACGTGGTCTACAGCAACGTGAGTACCGGCGCCCACGCCGCCCTGAACGCGGCCAAGAACCTTCAGGTCACCCAGTGCGACTACACCACCGGCGGGCGGCGCATCCGGGTGCATTCGAAGTACCTGCTGATCAACGGCGGCATCACCGGCGACCCCGGCGCGCACCTGTGGACCGGCAGCCCCAACCTCGCCTGGGGTGAGCTGCGCCAGGCCGACGAGGCGATGCTGCGCGTCCTCGACCAGGACGACCACGACGAGTACCTCGCCGACTTCTGGCACGTGCGCGACACCTGCCGAGCCAACGGCGGCATCGTCAAGTAG
- a CDS encoding C-terminal binding protein — translation MTEQEPLTVVVADHDFGEVDIERAIIERAGFRLVAADCKTEDDVIAVARDADALFAQYATVGPRAIAAFTRGRVIARYGTGVDIVDVDAATRHGILVTNVPNDWCRDEVADHAMALLLAATRRVATYDRATRAGVWRWQSGEPIHRMQGRLLGLLSFGAIAQAIAVRARAFGMGVVAHDPYLSAEEVTAHGATPVSFDELLDQADYLVVQAPLTDQTHHLIGEAELRRMKSTLILVNTARGPIVRDDALYRALSEGWIAGAGLDDLEEEPSKQRDWTPSNPLFGLDNVIVTPHAAYYSEEAMRTVREFAAHEVVRVLTGQAPLSPVNADELAATDRR, via the coding sequence ATGACCGAGCAGGAACCGCTCACCGTCGTGGTGGCCGACCACGACTTCGGTGAGGTGGACATCGAACGCGCCATCATCGAACGCGCCGGCTTCCGGCTGGTCGCCGCCGACTGCAAGACCGAGGACGACGTGATCGCCGTCGCCCGGGACGCCGACGCGCTCTTCGCCCAGTACGCCACGGTCGGCCCCCGCGCCATCGCCGCGTTCACCCGCGGCCGGGTGATCGCCCGGTACGGCACCGGCGTGGACATCGTCGACGTGGATGCGGCCACCCGGCACGGGATCCTGGTCACCAACGTGCCGAACGACTGGTGCCGGGACGAGGTCGCCGACCACGCCATGGCGCTGCTGCTCGCCGCCACCCGACGGGTCGCCACGTACGACCGGGCCACCCGGGCCGGGGTCTGGCGCTGGCAGTCGGGCGAGCCGATCCACCGGATGCAGGGCCGGCTGCTCGGGCTGCTGTCGTTCGGTGCGATCGCACAGGCGATCGCGGTTCGGGCGCGTGCGTTCGGGATGGGTGTCGTGGCGCACGACCCGTACCTGTCGGCCGAGGAGGTGACCGCGCACGGCGCGACCCCGGTGTCGTTCGACGAGCTGCTCGACCAGGCGGACTACCTGGTGGTGCAGGCGCCCCTCACCGACCAGACCCACCACCTGATCGGCGAGGCGGAGCTGCGCCGGATGAAGTCGACGCTGATCCTCGTCAACACCGCGCGCGGCCCGATCGTGCGCGACGACGCCCTGTACCGGGCGCTGAGCGAGGGTTGGATCGCCGGGGCGGGCCTCGACGACCTCGAGGAGGAGCCCAGCAAGCAGCGGGACTGGACGCCGAGCAACCCGCTGTTCGGCCTGGACAACGTGATCGTCACGCCGCACGCCGCGTACTACTCCGAGGAGGCGATGCGCACCGTCCGCGAGTTCGCCGCGCACGAGGTGGTTCGGGTACTCACCGGCCAGGCACCGCTGTCACCGGTCAACGCCGACGAGCTCGCCGCCACCGATCGGCGCTGA